The following are encoded together in the Pectobacterium punjabense genome:
- a CDS encoding methyl-accepting chemotaxis protein yields the protein MKSLHHISIRSKFILALLPPILALLWFSFSGVVERRSTENEMVRMAKLITLARDAGEFAHQLQRERGLSAGYFGSQGKNFGAELTTQRQATDRAQQVLEQTTANLSQDELGSAVSEELGKIAQKVQQIGEHRRNVDNISISVTQALGYYSDSVTYLLNIVGDMTHLVSDGGIAQRLAAYYNLLNVKEQAGLERAVLSNTFSANSFATGMFERLNQMVGKGEAYITAYNMFANIELRKAFEQALNNPSAQSALQMRNKAIASPGGNFAIDASQWFNQQTAKIDELKKVEQLAAHDLATQVNTLAADARQSWISYLAGALVSLLMAIGLALMIMRSINEQLQQTLTTIREMGGDLTRRLRVPGTDELSQLNQAYNASLENIADMVVNIKRSSQTIGRASSEIANGNQDLAQRTEEQSASLVQTASSMEEITVTVKQTADFAGQARQLTTEVDDQAHRVGTITESASSAMERIQDSSQRVNAVVAAIDAIAFQTNLLALNAAVEAARAGQHGRGFSVVAAEVRQLSQRSADEAGKIRALIADSIASVSEGTKLVNQSNRGINDIVTGTRKVRDLVNEIAVAADEQSLGIAQINEALSQLEMVTQQNATLVSQASVASQLLDEQAIEMESLVSRFKVDDSAPQQPLPHTLLSR from the coding sequence ATGAAATCCCTACATCACATATCGATCCGTAGTAAGTTCATTTTGGCTCTCCTACCGCCAATCCTTGCCCTGTTGTGGTTCAGTTTTTCCGGCGTGGTGGAGCGACGCAGCACGGAAAATGAAATGGTCCGCATGGCGAAACTGATTACGCTGGCGCGCGATGCAGGCGAGTTCGCCCACCAACTCCAGCGCGAACGTGGTTTGAGTGCGGGCTATTTTGGCAGTCAGGGGAAAAATTTTGGTGCAGAGCTCACTACGCAGCGGCAAGCGACCGATCGGGCACAGCAGGTGCTGGAGCAAACCACCGCTAACCTAAGTCAGGACGAACTGGGGTCTGCCGTTAGCGAAGAGCTTGGTAAAATCGCGCAGAAAGTACAACAAATCGGCGAACATCGCCGTAATGTCGATAATATCTCGATCTCTGTTACCCAGGCGCTCGGCTACTATTCCGATTCCGTCACCTATCTGCTGAATATTGTCGGAGATATGACCCATCTGGTCAGTGACGGCGGCATTGCACAGCGGCTGGCGGCCTACTACAACCTGCTGAACGTCAAAGAACAAGCCGGGCTTGAGCGCGCCGTACTCTCCAACACCTTCTCTGCCAATAGCTTTGCTACCGGGATGTTCGAGCGTCTGAACCAAATGGTGGGTAAGGGAGAGGCGTATATCACTGCCTATAACATGTTCGCCAATATCGAGCTGCGCAAGGCTTTCGAACAGGCTCTTAATAACCCTTCCGCCCAGAGCGCGCTGCAAATGCGCAATAAGGCCATCGCTTCCCCTGGCGGTAATTTTGCGATTGATGCAAGCCAGTGGTTTAACCAGCAAACAGCAAAAATAGATGAGTTGAAAAAGGTTGAACAGCTCGCCGCCCACGATCTGGCTACACAGGTTAACACCTTGGCTGCCGATGCACGCCAGTCTTGGATTAGCTATTTAGCAGGAGCTCTGGTGTCTCTGCTGATGGCGATCGGCCTGGCCTTAATGATTATGCGCAGCATCAACGAACAGCTTCAGCAAACGCTGACGACCATTCGCGAAATGGGCGGGGATCTTACGCGCCGTCTACGCGTACCGGGAACCGATGAGCTTTCGCAGTTGAATCAGGCGTATAACGCCTCATTGGAAAACATCGCCGATATGGTGGTAAATATTAAGCGCAGTTCACAGACCATCGGGCGTGCAAGTAGCGAGATCGCCAACGGCAATCAGGATCTGGCACAGCGTACCGAAGAGCAATCCGCTTCACTGGTGCAAACCGCTAGCAGCATGGAAGAAATCACCGTCACGGTAAAACAAACCGCAGACTTTGCCGGGCAGGCACGTCAGTTGACGACAGAGGTAGACGATCAGGCTCACCGCGTCGGAACCATTACCGAATCGGCCAGCAGTGCGATGGAAAGAATTCAGGATTCCAGCCAGCGCGTAAACGCAGTCGTTGCCGCCATTGATGCTATTGCCTTTCAAACTAACCTGCTGGCACTGAACGCCGCAGTTGAAGCTGCACGGGCGGGACAGCATGGCAGAGGGTTCTCCGTTGTTGCTGCGGAGGTTCGTCAACTCTCGCAGCGTAGTGCAGACGAAGCGGGCAAAATCCGTGCGCTCATCGCCGATAGCATTGCCAGCGTCAGTGAAGGGACGAAGCTGGTCAACCAATCGAACCGGGGGATCAACGACATCGTCACCGGCACGCGTAAAGTACGCGATCTGGTGAATGAGATTGCGGTTGCTGCCGATGAGCAGTCGCTGGGCATCGCGCAAATTAACGAAGCACTCAGCCAATTGGAGATGGTCACGCAGCAAAATGCGACGCTGGTTTCTCAGGCTTCCGTTGCCAGCCAATTACTGGATGAACAGGCAATTGAAATGGAATCGCTGGTCAGCCGCTTCAAGGTTGACGATAGCGCACCACAGCAGCCTTTACCGCACACGCTGTTATCAAGGTAG
- the mgtA gene encoding magnesium-translocating P-type ATPase — protein sequence MTDMITQTGHHHARKTPTATFAIAREAQNSLDQTLANLNTHLHGLSHDDVIERQQTYGENRVAHEKAPHALVQLAAAFNNPFIYVLMALAAISFFTDYWLPLRDHEETSLTGVVIILVMVSLSGLLRFWQEFRTNKAAEALKSMVRTTATVLRRPHASATAVMQEIPLQQLVPGDILTLSAGDMVPADIRLVESRDLFVSQAVLTGESLPIEKYDVFSDISAKGCQPTGGGESDLLALSNICLMGTNISSGTATAIVVATGSHTYFGSLAKSIVGTRSQTAFDRGVNSVSWLLIRFMIVMVPVVLLINGFTKGDWMEASLFALAVAVGLTPEMLPMIVSSNLAKGAIAMARRKVVVKRLNAIQNFGAMDVLCTDKTGTLTQDRIILEHHLNTQGQVDESVLQLAWLNSAHQSGMKNLMDQAIMQFGRHNPAIAALGRYRKIDELPFDFIRRRLSIIVADEHNQQRLICKGAVEEMLAVATHVSENGQRHELDDERRHTLKKLAESYNQQGFRVLMIGTRELSPVGSTLPLSAEDERDLTLCGLLTFLDPPKESASAAIRALHENGVAVKVLTGDNAIITSKICRDVGLEPGEVLEGNAIDALSDEQLGVLVEQRTIFARLTPLQKSRVLKALQGNNHTVGFLGDGINDAPALRDADIGISVDTGTDIAKESADIILLEKNLMVLEEGVIKGRETFGNIIKYLNMTASSNFGNVFSVLVASAFIPFLPMLAIHLLIQNLMYDISQLSLPWDKMDKEFLRKPRKWDAKNIGRFMLCIGPTSSIFDITTYALMWFVFAANSVEHQALFQSGWFIEGLLSQTLVVHMLRTQKIPFIQSTAALPVMLMTGLVMALGVYLPFSPLGPLVGLQPLPWEYFPWLVATLIGYCTVAQLVKRAYIRRFGQWF from the coding sequence ATGACCGATATGATCACGCAAACGGGGCATCATCACGCCCGTAAGACCCCCACGGCCACCTTTGCGATTGCCCGTGAAGCGCAAAACAGCCTCGACCAAACGCTGGCTAACCTGAATACCCACCTGCACGGCTTAAGCCATGATGATGTCATTGAGCGCCAGCAAACCTATGGCGAAAACCGCGTCGCCCATGAAAAAGCGCCACACGCACTGGTGCAGCTAGCCGCCGCATTTAATAATCCGTTTATTTACGTGCTGATGGCGCTGGCCGCTATCAGCTTTTTCACCGATTACTGGCTACCGCTGCGTGACCATGAAGAGACGTCGCTTACTGGTGTTGTCATCATTCTGGTGATGGTTAGCCTGAGCGGTCTGCTGCGCTTCTGGCAAGAGTTTCGTACCAATAAAGCCGCAGAGGCGCTGAAATCCATGGTGCGCACAACGGCCACCGTCCTACGACGCCCTCACGCCAGCGCCACTGCTGTCATGCAGGAAATTCCTCTTCAACAACTGGTTCCCGGCGATATCCTGACCCTCTCAGCCGGCGACATGGTGCCTGCGGATATCCGGCTGGTGGAATCACGCGATCTGTTCGTCAGCCAGGCAGTGCTGACCGGTGAATCGCTGCCGATCGAAAAATACGATGTCTTCAGCGATATCAGTGCCAAAGGCTGTCAGCCCACTGGCGGCGGAGAAAGCGACCTGCTGGCGTTATCCAACATTTGCCTAATGGGAACCAACATCTCCAGCGGCACGGCGACGGCAATCGTGGTGGCAACCGGCAGCCATACCTATTTCGGTTCGCTGGCAAAATCCATCGTCGGCACGCGTTCCCAAACCGCCTTCGATCGCGGCGTCAATAGCGTAAGCTGGCTGCTGATCCGCTTTATGATCGTGATGGTGCCTGTCGTACTACTGATTAACGGCTTCACCAAAGGTGACTGGATGGAGGCCAGCCTGTTTGCACTGGCGGTCGCGGTCGGCCTGACGCCGGAAATGCTGCCGATGATTGTTTCTTCCAATCTGGCAAAAGGCGCGATCGCCATGGCGCGACGCAAAGTGGTGGTCAAACGGCTGAACGCGATTCAGAACTTTGGTGCGATGGATGTGTTGTGCACCGATAAAACCGGCACGCTAACGCAGGATCGTATCATCCTTGAGCATCACCTCAATACGCAGGGCCAGGTCGATGAGAGCGTGCTGCAACTCGCCTGGCTTAACAGCGCGCATCAGAGCGGTATGAAAAACCTGATGGATCAGGCCATCATGCAATTTGGTCGCCATAATCCTGCCATTGCCGCACTGGGCCGCTACCGCAAAATCGATGAGCTGCCGTTTGATTTTATCCGCCGCCGCCTGTCCATCATCGTGGCCGATGAGCACAACCAACAGCGCCTGATTTGCAAAGGTGCGGTAGAAGAAATGCTGGCCGTTGCTACGCATGTCAGTGAGAACGGGCAGCGGCATGAACTGGACGACGAGCGCCGCCACACGCTGAAAAAACTGGCAGAAAGCTACAACCAGCAAGGGTTCCGCGTGCTGATGATCGGCACACGCGAACTGAGCCCAGTGGGCAGCACCCTGCCGCTCAGCGCCGAGGATGAACGCGATCTCACCCTCTGCGGCCTGCTGACGTTCCTCGATCCGCCGAAAGAAAGCGCCTCTGCCGCGATTCGCGCCCTGCATGAAAACGGTGTGGCCGTTAAAGTCCTGACGGGCGACAACGCGATTATTACCAGCAAGATCTGTCGCGATGTCGGGCTGGAACCGGGTGAGGTACTGGAAGGGAATGCTATTGATGCGCTTAGCGATGAACAGCTCGGCGTACTGGTAGAACAGCGCACCATTTTTGCCCGGCTGACCCCGCTACAAAAATCCCGCGTGCTGAAGGCGCTGCAAGGCAATAATCATACGGTTGGCTTTTTGGGCGACGGCATCAACGATGCGCCCGCTCTGCGCGATGCCGATATCGGGATTTCCGTCGATACCGGCACGGATATCGCCAAAGAATCAGCCGATATCATTCTCTTGGAAAAGAACCTGATGGTGCTGGAAGAAGGCGTCATCAAAGGGCGAGAAACGTTCGGTAATATCATCAAATACCTGAACATGACCGCCAGTTCCAACTTCGGCAACGTGTTTTCCGTGCTGGTCGCCAGCGCCTTTATTCCTTTCCTACCGATGCTGGCGATTCATCTGCTAATTCAGAACCTGATGTACGACATCTCTCAGTTGTCGCTACCGTGGGACAAAATGGATAAAGAGTTCCTGCGCAAACCCCGCAAATGGGATGCTAAAAACATCGGGCGTTTCATGCTGTGTATTGGACCGACGTCATCGATTTTTGACATCACAACCTACGCACTGATGTGGTTCGTGTTTGCCGCCAACAGCGTCGAGCATCAGGCGCTGTTCCAGTCAGGCTGGTTCATTGAGGGGTTGCTGTCACAAACGCTGGTGGTGCACATGCTGCGCACCCAGAAGATTCCGTTCATTCAGAGTACGGCGGCGCTGCCAGTGATGTTGATGACCGGACTGGTGATGGCGCTGGGCGTCTACCTACCCTTCTCTCCGCTGGGGCCGCTGGTCGGCTTGCAGCCGCTGCCGTGGGAATATTTCCCTTGGTTGGTCGCCACGCTGATTGGCTACTGCACCGTCGCTCAACTGGTCAAGCGCGCCTACATCCGCCGCTTCGGCCAATGGTTCTAA
- a CDS encoding methyl-accepting chemotaxis protein, with protein MKFSQLTVLSKLLLGFSVLIAMMLLLGVVSLLQLSVNNSRIDELSSSSLPGVRYSLEMRGVLSETRLQQVQYIDSKTPEEREGHRKELLQNADAFLTAFKNYQAVASNEDKKALIKVIGENFSAFNSVNATLIDIVNRGDLEEASKISGASSGKYRGQLMKDLAKLVEMEIATTKTIVDSAETTYRTSQYYVWGLLVLALLATIAIATIISRNISRQLGGDPHYAQEIMTEIASGNLTAKIQLRQGDNSSLLASINHMNQQLMNIVHTIMNGSESISLASSEIAQGNSDLSQRTEEQAASLIQASANMQQLTHTVRQNADNAKEASQLAQQTSETASQGGLIVDDMLKRMHEISDSSQKIVDIIAVIEGIAFQTNILALNAAVEAARAGSEGKGFAVVAGEVRTLAQKSANAAKEIKTLIEGTVEKITDGSARADKASQAMSEIVQSVKKVTDIVAEISQASNEQHIGIKEISVAVEQMDRVTQQNAALVEESATAAHAMTEQGEQLRDAVRFFKVNQDHMLRIH; from the coding sequence ATGAAATTTTCTCAACTCACAGTGCTTTCCAAGTTATTACTCGGCTTTTCCGTGCTGATAGCAATGATGTTGCTATTAGGTGTGGTTTCACTACTCCAGCTTAGCGTTAATAATAGTCGTATTGATGAATTAAGCAGCAGCAGCCTACCCGGCGTACGATATAGCCTGGAAATGCGCGGTGTGCTGTCTGAAACACGTTTACAGCAAGTACAGTATATTGACTCAAAAACGCCTGAGGAGCGTGAAGGTCACCGTAAGGAACTATTGCAAAACGCCGATGCCTTCCTTACTGCGTTTAAGAACTATCAAGCGGTTGCCAGCAATGAGGATAAAAAAGCACTGATCAAGGTGATTGGCGAAAACTTCTCTGCTTTCAACTCAGTCAACGCCACGCTGATTGACATCGTGAATCGGGGCGATTTGGAAGAAGCCAGCAAGATCAGCGGCGCAAGCTCTGGCAAATATCGCGGCCAGCTCATGAAAGACCTGGCGAAACTCGTCGAGATGGAAATCGCCACAACAAAAACTATCGTAGACAGCGCCGAAACGACATACCGTACCTCACAATACTACGTGTGGGGGCTGCTGGTGTTGGCTCTGCTGGCAACCATTGCTATCGCGACGATTATTTCACGTAATATTTCTCGTCAGCTCGGCGGCGATCCTCATTACGCACAAGAAATCATGACCGAGATCGCGTCCGGTAACCTGACAGCAAAAATCCAGTTGCGTCAGGGCGACAACTCGAGTCTGCTCGCGTCAATCAACCACATGAACCAACAGTTGATGAACATCGTGCATACCATCATGAACGGCAGTGAATCCATCTCGCTGGCATCCAGCGAAATTGCTCAAGGTAACAGTGACTTGTCACAGCGTACCGAAGAGCAGGCTGCTTCGTTGATTCAGGCATCGGCCAACATGCAGCAGTTGACACACACCGTGCGGCAGAATGCGGATAACGCTAAAGAAGCCAGCCAGTTGGCGCAGCAAACGTCGGAAACCGCCTCTCAAGGTGGGCTCATCGTGGATGATATGCTTAAACGTATGCACGAGATCTCCGACAGTTCACAGAAAATTGTCGATATTATCGCCGTGATCGAAGGTATTGCCTTCCAGACGAATATCCTGGCATTGAATGCCGCAGTAGAAGCGGCCAGAGCAGGAAGCGAAGGGAAAGGTTTTGCCGTTGTGGCTGGCGAAGTTCGGACGCTGGCACAGAAGAGTGCCAACGCCGCCAAAGAGATCAAAACGCTGATTGAAGGTACCGTGGAGAAGATCACCGACGGTTCCGCACGGGCAGATAAAGCCAGTCAGGCGATGTCGGAGATTGTGCAGTCGGTGAAAAAAGTGACGGATATCGTGGCGGAAATTTCTCAGGCATCCAACGAGCAGCATATTGGCATCAAAGAGATCAGCGTCGCGGTAGAACAAATGGATCGAGTCACCCAGCAGAACGCCGCGCTGGTGGAAGAATCCGCCACGGCAGCACATGCCATGACAGAACAGGGCGAACAGCTGCGCGATGCCGTTCGTTTCTTCAAAGTTAATCAGGACCACATGCTGAGAATTCATTAA
- the rhaM gene encoding L-rhamnose mutarotase: MLRKAFVMSVFPDCHDEYQRRHNPIWPELAEVLKNHGAHHYSIFLDEQRNLLFGYVEVESEARWEAIAQTEVCQRWWKHMSDVMPANPDNSPVSAALKPVFYLD, from the coding sequence ATGTTGCGTAAAGCTTTTGTGATGTCGGTTTTTCCTGACTGCCACGACGAATATCAGCGTCGTCATAACCCGATCTGGCCGGAATTGGCCGAGGTGCTGAAAAACCACGGGGCGCACCACTACAGCATTTTTCTAGACGAGCAACGCAACCTGCTCTTCGGTTATGTAGAAGTCGAATCCGAAGCGCGCTGGGAGGCGATTGCGCAAACGGAAGTCTGCCAACGCTGGTGGAAACACATGAGCGACGTGATGCCCGCCAACCCCGATAACAGCCCGGTCAGCGCTGCACTGAAACCTGTGTTTTATCTGGACTGA
- the rhaD gene encoding rhamnulose-1-phosphate aldolase — MQAILSSWFVQGMVKATSDMWLKGWDERNGGNVSLRLTAEDVTPYESDFYPQPRHEALSQPMPELADCWFIVTGSGKFFRNVQLDPADSLVVLQIDSDGKGYRIFWGLTNGGLPTSELASHFQSHIVRMGVTHGHDRVIMHCHATNLIALSYVLELDTAKFTRELWEGSTECLVVFPDGVGIVPWMVPGTDAIGDATSEQMKRHSLVLWPFHGIFGTGPTLDDAFGLIDTAEKSAEVMVKVISMGGKKQTISTEELIALGKRFGVTPLEAALRV; from the coding sequence ATGCAAGCAATTCTCTCTTCCTGGTTTGTACAGGGAATGGTTAAAGCCACCAGCGACATGTGGCTCAAAGGCTGGGACGAACGTAACGGCGGTAACGTCAGCCTGCGCCTGACGGCTGAGGATGTGACGCCTTATGAAAGCGATTTCTATCCGCAGCCGCGTCATGAAGCGCTATCACAGCCAATGCCAGAACTGGCGGACTGCTGGTTTATCGTTACGGGCTCCGGCAAGTTCTTCCGCAACGTTCAACTGGACCCGGCGGATTCACTGGTAGTGTTGCAGATCGATAGCGACGGCAAAGGCTACCGCATCTTCTGGGGGCTGACCAACGGCGGGTTGCCAACCTCTGAACTGGCCTCGCATTTCCAGTCGCACATTGTGCGCATGGGTGTGACCCATGGACACGATCGCGTCATCATGCACTGCCACGCGACCAATCTGATCGCCCTGAGCTATGTGCTAGAACTGGATACCGCCAAGTTCACCCGTGAGCTATGGGAAGGTAGCACGGAGTGTCTGGTCGTCTTCCCTGACGGCGTAGGCATTGTGCCGTGGATGGTGCCGGGCACCGATGCCATTGGCGATGCCACCTCCGAGCAAATGAAGCGTCATTCGTTGGTACTGTGGCCATTTCACGGCATTTTCGGTACTGGCCCAACGCTGGATGACGCCTTCGGCCTGATCGATACTGCCGAGAAATCCGCCGAAGTTATGGTGAAAGTCATCTCGATGGGCGGTAAGAAACAAACGATCTCTACCGAAGAGCTGATCGCACTGGGTAAACGTTTCGGCGTCACTCCGCTGGAAGCCGCGCTGCGCGTGTAG
- a CDS encoding L-rhamnose isomerase encodes MSTPIETAWQLAKARYASLNIDVEAALEQLDQIPVSMHCWQGDDVAGFENTGGPLTGGIQATGNYPGKASTPDELRADLEQAFALIPGPKRLNLHAIYLESAQPVARNEIAPEHFSSWVAWAKRHQLGLDFNPTCFSHPLSADGFTLSHPDEKVRRFWIEHCQASRRISAYFGRELGTPSVMNIWVPDGMKDLTIDRLAFRQRLLSALDEVIAEPLDQAHHIDAVESKLFGIGAESFTVGSSEFCLGYAASRGTALCLDAGHFHPTEVISDKISSAILYVPRLLLHVSRPVRWDSDHVVLLDDETQAIAHEIVRHKLLNRVHIGLDFFDASINRIAAWVIGTRNMKKALLRALLEPTETLRTLEQNGDYTARLALLEEQKSLPWQAVWEHYCQRHDVIPGSDWLQQVRQYEETILTQRQG; translated from the coding sequence ATGAGCACACCAATTGAAACCGCATGGCAGTTGGCAAAAGCGCGTTATGCCAGCCTGAATATTGACGTAGAGGCCGCGCTGGAACAGCTCGACCAGATTCCGGTGTCAATGCATTGCTGGCAGGGCGATGATGTGGCCGGATTCGAAAACACTGGCGGGCCATTAACGGGCGGTATTCAGGCCACCGGCAACTACCCCGGTAAGGCAAGTACGCCGGATGAACTGCGTGCCGATCTGGAGCAGGCATTTGCATTGATCCCCGGCCCCAAGCGGCTGAACCTGCACGCTATCTATCTGGAATCCGCACAGCCTGTCGCCCGTAACGAAATTGCCCCAGAACATTTCAGCTCTTGGGTTGCGTGGGCTAAACGCCACCAGCTTGGGCTAGACTTTAACCCGACCTGCTTTTCTCATCCGCTGAGTGCAGACGGCTTTACGCTGTCACACCCAGACGAAAAAGTGCGCCGCTTCTGGATTGAGCACTGTCAGGCAAGCCGTCGGATTTCTGCTTACTTCGGTCGCGAACTCGGTACACCGTCAGTCATGAACATCTGGGTGCCGGACGGCATGAAAGATTTAACCATCGATCGTCTGGCGTTCCGCCAGCGGCTGCTCAGCGCACTGGATGAGGTCATCGCCGAACCGCTCGATCAGGCACACCATATCGACGCCGTGGAAAGCAAGCTGTTCGGGATCGGCGCGGAAAGTTTTACCGTCGGCTCCAGCGAATTTTGTCTCGGCTACGCAGCCAGCCGCGGCACCGCACTCTGTCTGGATGCCGGACACTTCCATCCGACGGAAGTGATTTCCGACAAGATCTCCAGCGCGATTCTTTACGTCCCGCGCCTGCTGCTGCACGTCAGCCGCCCGGTGCGCTGGGACAGCGATCATGTCGTGCTGCTGGATGACGAAACGCAGGCTATCGCTCACGAGATCGTGCGCCATAAATTGCTTAATCGCGTCCATATCGGGCTCGATTTCTTTGATGCCTCAATCAACCGCATCGCGGCCTGGGTCATCGGCACGCGCAATATGAAGAAAGCTCTGCTGCGCGCGCTGCTGGAACCCACGGAAACGCTGCGCACATTGGAGCAAAACGGCGATTACACCGCACGTCTGGCGCTGCTGGAAGAGCAAAAATCGCTGCCGTGGCAAGCCGTGTGGGAGCACTACTGCCAGCGTCATGACGTCATCCCAGGCAGCGACTGGCTGCAACAGGTACGTCAGTATGAAGAAACTATCCTCACTCAACGTCAAGGGTAA
- the rhaB gene encoding rhamnulokinase has product MAVKNIVAVDLGASSGRVMLATFHTATQHLTLKEIHRFSNTLIFQDGHHQWDLATLEHDILTGLHQIDATGLAPDSIGIDSWGVDYVLLDKNGQRVGLPYSYRDHRTDGVMAAVTAELGREAIYQRTGIQFLPFNTLYQLKALCDMPPDDRDRVEHLLMIPDYFHYRLTGQRVCEYTNASTTQLLNLEQKTWDGELLDYLDVPRRWLSDPVQPGHAVGNWAAPSGRQIPVTAVATHDTASAVVGAPLQSRDSAYLSSGTWSLMGIESDTPFNCPQALAANITNEGGVDGTYRVLKNIMGLWLLQRVCQERGIKDLGALIQSAAALPTFVSLVNPNDERFINPPSMHQAIRDYCREHGQPIPQSDAELARCIFDSLALLYRQVVLELGELRHAPIRQLHIVGGGSQNAFLNQLCADVCQIPVLAGPVEASTLGNIGCQLMALGAVTDLTAFRHMLTHNFPLHRYTPRAESDFAGHWRRFQALSQPETAPQGKKETTQ; this is encoded by the coding sequence ATGGCGGTGAAGAATATCGTGGCGGTGGATTTGGGCGCATCCAGCGGTCGGGTGATGCTGGCGACGTTCCATACCGCAACGCAGCATCTGACGCTGAAAGAAATTCACCGTTTCAGCAACACGCTGATTTTTCAGGACGGTCATCACCAGTGGGATCTGGCCACACTGGAACACGACATTCTTACCGGATTACACCAAATTGATGCTACGGGTCTCGCCCCCGATAGCATTGGGATAGACAGTTGGGGCGTGGACTATGTGCTACTCGATAAAAACGGACAGCGCGTCGGCCTACCGTATTCTTATCGCGACCATCGTACCGACGGTGTGATGGCTGCCGTCACCGCAGAGCTGGGCCGTGAGGCCATCTATCAACGTACCGGCATTCAGTTTCTGCCGTTCAATACGCTGTACCAGCTCAAAGCGCTGTGCGACATGCCTCCCGACGATCGGGATCGAGTAGAGCATTTGCTGATGATCCCCGACTATTTTCACTATCGCCTCACGGGTCAACGGGTCTGCGAATACACCAACGCCAGCACGACTCAACTGCTCAATCTGGAACAGAAAACCTGGGACGGCGAACTACTGGACTATCTGGATGTGCCGCGCCGCTGGTTGAGCGATCCCGTGCAGCCGGGGCACGCCGTCGGGAATTGGGCCGCGCCGAGCGGGCGGCAGATTCCCGTTACCGCCGTCGCGACGCACGATACCGCCAGCGCGGTAGTCGGTGCACCGTTGCAGAGCCGCGACAGCGCCTACCTCAGTTCTGGCACGTGGTCGCTGATGGGCATCGAGAGCGACACCCCGTTTAACTGCCCGCAGGCGCTAGCAGCCAATATCACCAATGAAGGTGGCGTAGACGGCACCTATCGGGTGCTGAAAAATATCATGGGCCTGTGGCTGCTACAGCGCGTTTGTCAGGAGCGTGGCATCAAGGATTTAGGCGCATTGATTCAGTCCGCCGCCGCTCTGCCCACTTTTGTTAGCCTCGTTAATCCTAATGACGAACGCTTTATCAACCCACCGTCCATGCATCAGGCAATCCGTGACTATTGCCGTGAGCACGGTCAACCCATTCCCCAAAGCGATGCCGAGCTGGCACGCTGCATTTTCGACAGCCTCGCCTTGCTCTACCGGCAGGTCGTGCTGGAGTTGGGCGAATTGCGTCATGCGCCAATCCGCCAGTTGCATATTGTCGGCGGCGGCAGCCAGAACGCGTTTCTGAACCAACTGTGTGCTGATGTATGCCAGATCCCGGTTCTCGCCGGGCCGGTCGAAGCCTCTACGCTCGGCAATATCGGCTGCCAATTGATGGCGCTAGGTGCTGTCACCGACCTTACAGCATTCCGTCACATGCTGACTCATAACTTCCCTCTGCATCGCTATACCCCGCGTGCAGAGAGTGATTTTGCCGGGCACTGGCGTCGCTTTCAGGCGCTCAGCCAGCCAGAAACCGCCCCACAGGGCAAAAAGGAGACTACGCAATGA